In a genomic window of uncultured Sphaerochaeta sp.:
- a CDS encoding InlB B-repeat-containing protein: protein MGKKKSLILALILCLLVLAGCEPDPPVQYTITYHVLDGASNPSFNPSSYTVETSTIQLADPSRTGYTFAGWYSSASYTGEAITHIPQGSSGPKHLYAKWTGNTYTVSFDSNDQAIQNPDPQDLIFGQAYASLPTLTKAYYGHTWNTVQNGSGTTITNATTLSTAQNHTLYAQWTPTQYTITYTLNEGQNSSSNPATYTVETSTITLADPSRDGYSFASWYTEAAFTTQVTTIAQGSHDNLNLHAKWTANSYTVSFDSQDSQIADPGAQNIAFGQTYASLPTLSKTGYSHTWNTAQNGSGTTITNATTLSIADHHTLYAQWIPNTYTVTLDKQSGSGGSNSVTATYAAAMPNATAPTRTGYTFGGYYTSTNGGGTQYYTQAMASTQNWNLTANTTLYAKWEPVTYTLTYHLNSGTAPSPDNPTSYTIETATITLKNPTRTYYSFLGWYAESTFGTAATTIPQGSTENKEFFAKWSADSYTITYELYGGTNNNQNPDRYTYESNTITLANPSRTGYTFAGWFAESTYNTQITSIANHSHGDKTLHAKWTANTYTVTFDKRSGSGGSDSVTATYDVAMPTATAPTRTGYTFGGYYTAINGGGTQYYTKDMESSKAWDLASHTTLYAKWTPLTYTLTYHLNSGTAPSPDNPATYTIETDTITLANPTRTGYTFAGWFAENTFSTQVTTVAKGSSGNKDLYAKWTPITYTLTYHLNSGTAPSPDNPATYTIETSDITLKHPTRTGYTFAGWFDNSELTGSAVTQIPLGSYGNKNFYANWTANTYTVTFNKQNGSGGSDSVTATFAATMPTATYPTRYAYTFEGYFTAAEGAGTQYYTQDMASSRAWDLASHTTLYAKWTPITYTLTYHLNGGTAPSPNNPATYTIETSTITLANPTRTGYTFAGWYAEAGFSTQVTTIDKGSSGDKDLYAKWTPITYNLTYHLNSGTAPSPDNPATYTIETSTFDLADLARDYYAFNGWYAEPSFNTQVSTITHGSYGDRNLYAKWLPIEYTITYVLKQDMINHADNPSSYTVESDTITLKDPTRQGYYFGGWFTESTLDNLKLQIPLGSHGDVTLHPKWNYTYQVGDLTPAPEYGFIVFDRNSQQSTLDPYDYRETNPWRYLVAANYDYSNLGNFLVPWTPSGQADNFFNPETGGDQGPYGDIGNGLGASQAVVDYYGAGLSYAALAAQQTSGWFLPSLGELQCLMSLFVSSSVGNISLNTMYWSSTDIVNAGNAYMQRVNGTGSALSLETECIYDKDTLCRVRPFRRL from the coding sequence ATGGGAAAGAAAAAAAGCCTGATCCTTGCCTTGATTCTTTGCCTCTTGGTCCTGGCCGGATGTGAACCTGACCCCCCAGTCCAGTACACCATCACGTATCATGTCCTTGATGGAGCATCCAATCCCAGTTTCAATCCTTCATCCTACACGGTGGAAACCTCCACCATACAACTGGCCGATCCCAGTCGCACAGGCTACACCTTTGCCGGCTGGTATAGTTCAGCAAGCTATACTGGAGAAGCCATCACCCACATACCACAAGGCAGTAGCGGACCCAAGCATCTCTATGCCAAGTGGACAGGCAACACGTATACCGTTTCCTTTGACAGCAACGACCAAGCAATCCAAAACCCCGATCCGCAAGACCTCATCTTCGGACAAGCGTATGCAAGCCTTCCCACCTTAACCAAAGCGTACTATGGCCATACGTGGAACACGGTACAGAATGGGAGTGGAACCACCATCACCAACGCCACCACACTTTCCACTGCCCAAAACCATACCCTCTACGCCCAGTGGACTCCTACCCAATACACGATAACCTACACACTCAACGAAGGTCAGAACAGTTCTTCCAACCCGGCAACGTACACAGTTGAGACGAGCACAATCACCCTTGCAGATCCAAGCAGAGACGGCTACTCCTTCGCAAGCTGGTATACCGAAGCAGCATTCACCACACAGGTCACCACCATTGCGCAGGGTTCACATGACAACCTCAACCTGCATGCAAAATGGACAGCTAATAGCTACACCGTCTCCTTTGACTCCCAGGACTCACAGATAGCCGATCCTGGTGCACAGAACATCGCCTTCGGCCAGACCTACGCGAGCCTCCCGACCTTGAGCAAGACCGGCTATTCGCACACCTGGAATACTGCACAAAACGGAAGTGGAACCACCATCACCAACGCCACCACACTTTCCATCGCCGATCACCACACCCTCTATGCCCAGTGGATCCCCAACACCTATACGGTGACCCTGGACAAACAGAGCGGAAGCGGCGGAAGCAACTCCGTAACAGCCACCTATGCCGCAGCAATGCCAAATGCCACCGCACCTACCAGAACCGGATATACCTTTGGGGGATACTATACATCTACCAATGGTGGAGGAACCCAGTACTATACACAAGCAATGGCAAGCACCCAGAACTGGAACCTCACTGCCAATACCACCCTCTATGCAAAATGGGAACCGGTCACCTACACCCTCACCTATCATCTGAACAGTGGGACAGCGCCCTCACCGGACAACCCGACTTCCTATACCATCGAAACAGCAACCATCACGCTCAAGAATCCAACCAGAACCTATTATTCATTCCTAGGATGGTATGCTGAATCGACTTTTGGTACAGCAGCAACCACAATCCCACAAGGATCCACCGAAAACAAGGAATTCTTCGCCAAGTGGAGCGCAGACAGCTACACCATCACGTACGAGCTCTATGGAGGTACCAACAACAATCAGAATCCAGATAGGTATACCTATGAGTCCAATACCATCACCTTGGCAAATCCAAGCAGGACCGGATACACCTTTGCAGGCTGGTTTGCCGAATCGACCTACAACACGCAGATCACTTCCATTGCTAACCATTCCCATGGGGACAAGACATTGCATGCCAAGTGGACGGCAAACACCTATACGGTGACTTTCGACAAGCGAAGCGGATCAGGAGGAAGCGACTCAGTCACAGCCACCTATGATGTTGCCATGCCCACGGCCACTGCACCTACCAGAACCGGTTACACATTCGGAGGATACTACACCGCCATCAATGGAGGAGGGACCCAGTACTACACCAAGGATATGGAAAGCAGCAAGGCGTGGGACCTTGCATCCCACACCACCCTGTATGCCAAGTGGACTCCCCTCACCTACACTCTGACCTATCACCTGAACAGTGGGACAGCACCCTCGCCGGATAACCCAGCGACCTACACCATAGAGACGGATACCATCACCCTTGCCAATCCAACCAGGACCGGCTACACCTTCGCAGGCTGGTTTGCAGAGAACACCTTCTCAACACAAGTGACCACCGTCGCCAAAGGTTCATCAGGCAACAAGGATCTCTATGCCAAGTGGACTCCCATCACCTACACTCTGACCTATCATCTCAACAGCGGAACAGCACCCTCGCCGGACAATCCTGCGACCTACACTATAGAGACGAGTGACATCACCCTCAAGCATCCTACCCGAACCGGTTACACCTTCGCAGGCTGGTTTGACAATTCCGAACTGACAGGATCAGCTGTCACCCAGATACCCCTCGGCTCATACGGCAACAAGAATTTCTATGCCAATTGGACAGCAAATACCTACACGGTGACCTTCAACAAACAAAACGGAAGTGGAGGAAGCGACTCAGTCACTGCCACCTTTGCTGCAACCATGCCCACAGCAACCTACCCAACCCGTTATGCCTACACCTTCGAAGGCTACTTCACTGCTGCAGAGGGAGCAGGAACCCAGTATTACACCCAGGATATGGCAAGCAGCAGGGCGTGGGACCTTGCATCCCACACCACCCTGTATGCCAAGTGGACTCCCATCACCTACACCCTGACCTATCACCTCAATGGGGGAACAGCTCCCTCGCCGAATAATCCTGCGACCTACACCATAGAGACGAGCACCATCACCTTGGCAAATCCAACCAGAACCGGCTACACCTTTGCAGGCTGGTATGCTGAAGCAGGATTCTCAACACAAGTGACCACCATTGACAAAGGCTCATCAGGTGACAAGGATCTCTATGCCAAGTGGACTCCCATCACCTACAATCTGACCTATCACCTGAACAGTGGAACAGCTCCCTCGCCGGACAATCCAGCGACCTACACCATAGAGACGAGCACTTTCGACCTGGCCGACCTGGCGAGGGATTACTATGCGTTCAACGGCTGGTATGCCGAACCAAGTTTTAACACACAGGTAAGCACCATCACCCATGGATCGTATGGAGACCGAAATCTGTATGCCAAGTGGTTACCCATCGAGTACACCATCACCTACGTCCTGAAACAAGATATGATCAACCATGCAGACAATCCCAGCTCGTATACGGTGGAGTCAGATACAATCACCTTGAAGGATCCCACCAGGCAAGGTTACTACTTCGGTGGCTGGTTCACAGAGTCAACACTCGACAACCTGAAATTGCAGATTCCCTTGGGTTCGCATGGGGATGTCACCCTCCATCCCAAATGGAACTATACCTATCAAGTGGGTGATCTGACTCCAGCACCAGAGTATGGCTTCATCGTGTTCGACCGCAACAGCCAACAATCGACACTCGATCCCTATGATTACCGGGAGACCAACCCCTGGCGCTATCTGGTTGCAGCAAACTACGATTACTCCAATTTGGGTAATTTCCTTGTTCCCTGGACTCCAAGCGGACAAGCCGACAATTTCTTCAATCCAGAAACCGGAGGCGACCAAGGGCCGTATGGCGATATCGGAAACGGATTGGGAGCTTCCCAAGCAGTGGTTGATTACTATGGAGCAGGACTCTCCTATGCAGCGCTTGCAGCCCAACAGACCTCGGGCTGGTTCCTCCCAAGTCTTGGGGAATTGCAATGTCTGATGAGCCTCTTTGTCAGCAGTTCAGTCGGCAATATTTCTCTCAACACGATGTACTGGAGCTCCACCGACATCGTGAATGCGGGAAATGCCTATATGCAGCGGGTAAACGGAACTGGTTCGGCACTTTCACTTGAAACCGAATGCATCTACGATAAGGACACACTCTGCAGGGTACGCCCCTTCAGAAGACTCTGA
- a CDS encoding dicarboxylate/amino acid:cation symporter: MNTLLWLGIFVLLLVGLVMMKHRFHLPFSIRVSTALALGALLGLALFFFAESATRDEVRRWTALVGNGYVDLLRMLIIPLVPTSIIAGLLRLSSTEELRKMGIRTISLFLFTAILAGIIGLVVGSLFSVGSGMTIGELAKREPNTLTNLFSQFRAFIPSNPVRSASEMQMIPLVVFSVFLGVAAIAVKSKKPEATKPFENLLESFLAIVMELTKIVLRLTPYGVLALTSYWLSSTGLNALVQLGLFVVAIVVACLLQMGIVYSGLLAFSAKINPIRFFRAASPALLLAFSSRSSLGSLTMTVSTMTNRLKVSPRVANFVGPLGAVMNMDACGGIFPAMVSVFAANAFGIDLSLSQYILIVVISVFASLGSAAVPMGATAFTIITLTTVGLPVEAVGLVAGVDFLVDMFRTMTNVAGDLSTSVVVANSLGEFDRDAFNTQDLGAEMAMA; encoded by the coding sequence ATGAATACGCTGCTTTGGCTGGGAATATTTGTACTCTTGCTTGTCGGTTTGGTCATGATGAAACACCGTTTTCACCTACCCTTCTCCATTCGGGTATCCACCGCTCTTGCACTGGGTGCTCTTCTGGGACTTGCACTCTTCTTCTTTGCAGAGAGCGCAACCCGGGATGAGGTACGCAGGTGGACAGCCCTGGTAGGCAACGGCTATGTGGACCTCTTGCGGATGCTCATCATCCCCTTGGTCCCCACCAGCATCATTGCCGGACTGCTCAGACTCAGCTCCACCGAGGAACTGAGGAAAATGGGAATACGGACCATCTCATTGTTCCTCTTTACTGCAATCCTTGCCGGGATCATCGGCCTGGTGGTGGGATCGCTGTTCTCGGTAGGAAGCGGTATGACCATCGGGGAACTGGCAAAACGGGAACCGAACACCCTTACCAACCTCTTCTCACAGTTCAGGGCGTTCATACCCTCAAATCCGGTTCGTTCAGCAAGCGAGATGCAAATGATTCCCTTGGTAGTGTTCTCCGTCTTCCTTGGCGTGGCAGCCATTGCAGTGAAAAGCAAGAAACCTGAAGCGACCAAACCATTTGAGAATCTGTTGGAAAGCTTTCTTGCCATCGTCATGGAACTGACGAAGATCGTGCTCCGACTTACCCCTTACGGGGTGCTTGCACTCACCTCCTATTGGCTATCCAGCACCGGGTTGAATGCGCTTGTCCAGCTGGGACTCTTCGTCGTTGCTATCGTGGTCGCTTGCTTGCTGCAGATGGGCATCGTCTACTCAGGGCTGCTTGCCTTCAGTGCAAAGATCAACCCCATACGGTTCTTCCGAGCTGCAAGTCCTGCCCTGTTGCTCGCGTTCTCCAGCCGCTCAAGCCTTGGTTCGCTCACCATGACCGTCAGCACCATGACCAACCGGCTGAAAGTAAGCCCACGGGTGGCAAATTTCGTAGGCCCATTGGGAGCAGTGATGAACATGGATGCCTGCGGAGGGATTTTCCCTGCCATGGTCTCCGTCTTTGCAGCAAATGCATTCGGCATTGATCTCTCACTCTCCCAGTACATTCTGATCGTGGTCATCTCCGTATTTGCAAGCCTGGGCAGCGCTGCGGTACCCATGGGGGCCACAGCCTTCACCATCATCACCCTGACAACGGTAGGATTGCCGGTGGAAGCGGTGGGCTTGGTGGCAGGAGTCGACTTTTTGGTGGATATGTTCCGCACCATGACCAACGTTGCAGGTGACCTGAGCACCTCCGTGGTAGTGGCCAACTCCCTTGGGGAGTTTGACAGGGATGCCTTCAACACCCAGGATCTGGGGGCAGAGATGGCAATGGCCTGA
- a CDS encoding MGMT family protein: MNTYFANVYDVVKRIPFGRVASYGQIALLLGDPRQARTVGWAMSQCPEGLPWHRVVRSDGSIAEREHDALQRVLLEAEGICFLQSGRIDMQRYQWRP; encoded by the coding sequence ATGAACACGTACTTTGCAAATGTCTATGATGTGGTAAAACGCATACCCTTTGGCAGGGTAGCCTCCTATGGCCAGATAGCCCTGCTCCTGGGTGATCCCCGCCAAGCCCGTACCGTCGGATGGGCGATGAGCCAGTGCCCTGAGGGGCTTCCCTGGCATCGGGTTGTTCGCTCGGATGGGAGCATTGCCGAGCGAGAGCATGATGCGCTGCAGCGCGTCCTGCTGGAAGCAGAAGGCATCTGCTTTCTTCAGTCAGGACGCATCGATATGCAGCGGTATCAGTGGAGGCCCTGA
- a CDS encoding LCCL domain-containing protein, which produces MMQRNRFASLVLLLLLTPLLLAGASIPISWETTAEAWKGKTGTILTLFLPPDGKPAPIDGMGSYSWDSSIGSAAVDMGLITYHEGGEVVIQILEGPEYIKGNMFQDSYEGWNTIFVFLDAEGHMIQPDLEGVLFLDIPEEDVWVPSKESPTHLTIRNETDTTFHTVWVYTSDMFAVDVHTTNRLHMPPLSPGEEQHIQFSDHPDLEEAVLYRYGQQFRVEAFGTDNQVYRRTWAPDVDTRTIRLEKTEAAGERPTSLTINNTTGYSIVDIFILTPEMENSLDFSTDVLLPYSLEDGQSYTVEIGNWPYLSEYLAHTSNAELLILAFDDDDYLLARSWDVEHDGYCIDLGLADYFE; this is translated from the coding sequence ATGATGCAGAGAAATCGCTTCGCATCTCTTGTTCTGCTGCTCCTTCTTACACCCTTGCTCCTTGCTGGGGCAAGCATTCCGATCAGTTGGGAGACTACTGCAGAAGCTTGGAAAGGAAAAACAGGAACCATCCTGACCCTCTTTTTGCCCCCAGACGGGAAGCCTGCCCCGATTGATGGCATGGGCTCCTACTCATGGGATTCGTCCATCGGCAGTGCAGCGGTGGACATGGGACTCATCACCTACCATGAGGGTGGAGAGGTGGTCATCCAGATACTCGAAGGCCCTGAATACATCAAGGGCAACATGTTTCAGGACTCGTATGAAGGGTGGAATACCATCTTCGTCTTTCTGGATGCAGAAGGCCACATGATACAACCCGATCTGGAAGGAGTGCTCTTCCTCGACATTCCTGAGGAGGATGTATGGGTCCCGAGCAAGGAAAGCCCCACCCACCTGACCATCCGCAATGAGACCGATACAACCTTCCATACCGTATGGGTCTACACCAGCGACATGTTTGCCGTAGATGTGCATACAACCAATCGGCTGCATATGCCGCCACTCTCACCAGGAGAAGAACAACACATCCAATTCAGCGATCATCCGGATCTGGAAGAAGCGGTGCTTTACCGCTATGGCCAACAATTCCGGGTGGAAGCCTTTGGGACTGACAATCAGGTCTACCGCCGAACCTGGGCTCCCGATGTCGACACACGTACCATTCGTCTTGAAAAAACTGAAGCGGCAGGTGAGCGTCCAACCAGCCTTACCATCAACAACACCACCGGGTACAGCATCGTTGACATCTTCATCCTGACGCCCGAAATGGAAAATTCCCTGGACTTCAGCACCGATGTCTTGCTCCCGTACAGTCTGGAAGACGGACAGTCCTATACCGTGGAAATCGGAAACTGGCCGTATCTTTCGGAGTACCTTGCACACACCAGCAATGCGGAACTGCTCATCTTGGCCTTTGATGATGATGATTACCTGTTGGCACGCTCCTGGGACGTCGAGCATGATGGGTATTGCATCGATTTGGGATTGGCAGACTATTTCGAATGA
- a CDS encoding isoprenylcysteine carboxylmethyltransferase family protein produces the protein MMGIASIWDWQTISNERAYGSGLSRYLSKQLLFLLLVAFLLLYCSRDPMWTKAWLYVASLLLIMAVNLLAMNRSLLTERSKLQEGTKKWDVGLSLFVAVIGPFLVVIVASLDHRYHWGETVPALASYVFLLLFLLASFFATWAMHTNQFFSATVRIQADREQKVVDNGPYQLVRHPGYLGGIIGILATALALQSYVALVPASLVVIGYVVRTALEDRVLKIELEGYQDYSLRVKYRLVMFVW, from the coding sequence ATGATGGGTATTGCATCGATTTGGGATTGGCAGACTATTTCGAATGAGAGAGCCTATGGATCTGGCCTGTCCCGCTACCTCTCCAAGCAACTGCTGTTTCTGCTTTTGGTTGCGTTTCTCCTCCTGTACTGTTCCCGGGACCCGATGTGGACCAAGGCTTGGCTGTATGTGGCCTCCCTCTTGCTCATCATGGCGGTCAATCTTCTTGCCATGAACCGTTCCTTGCTTACGGAACGTTCAAAGCTGCAGGAGGGAACCAAGAAATGGGATGTGGGGCTTTCCTTGTTTGTAGCCGTCATCGGACCGTTTCTCGTCGTTATCGTTGCGTCTCTTGACCATCGCTACCATTGGGGAGAAACGGTACCGGCCTTGGCAAGCTACGTCTTTCTCCTGCTCTTCTTGCTTGCGTCCTTCTTCGCGACCTGGGCGATGCATACCAACCAATTCTTCTCGGCCACTGTCCGTATCCAAGCCGATCGTGAACAGAAGGTAGTAGACAACGGCCCTTACCAATTGGTGCGCCACCCCGGGTACCTTGGGGGAATCATCGGCATCCTTGCAACCGCACTGGCTCTCCAATCCTATGTCGCCCTGGTTCCCGCTTCCTTGGTTGTCATTGGATATGTGGTACGTACGGCTTTGGAGGACAGGGTACTCAAGATTGAACTTGAGGGGTATCAGGACTATTCGCTGCGGGTGAAGTACCGGTTGGTGATGTTTGTGTGGTAA